The genomic window GGGTATTGAAAAACAAACCCGGCTTCTTGAAGTTTCTTGGGGATCACCCACCTGCTTTTAAGCACGAGTTCTGTCTCCGTTTTGATCAGGAGAGCCCCCATTTCTAGTAACCATTTCGGGGCGGGAAATCCAATTGGCATCCCCAGGACATCACGGAGTGTTTTCATCAAAACATGATTAGGGACTGGATTTGGTGAAGATGCATTATAAACCCCCGCCATATCGAGTCTGGATTCCAGAAATAAAATACACCGGTAAAGGTCCTCCAGATGGATCCAACTAAACATCTGTCGTCCCTCCCCCTGGGGCCCTCCTAGCCCGAAACGGACAAGGTTCTGATAAGGTGTCATGACTCCACCTCCGGGGCCCAGAACAATCGCCATGCGCAGGGCGATTTGCCTTGTCATCGGCAGGGCAAACGAAAAAAAAGTCTCCTCCCAACTTTTCGCCACACCCACCGAAAAACCACTCCCGATCTCGCCAGAGTCCTCTGTCATAGGTCTGTCCCGGGCATCCCGGTAAATGGTCGCTGTACTGGAGTTTATCCAAAGAAGGGGCGGATTTTGACATTTGAGTAGGGTTTGCCCCAGGAGCCGGGTTGTCTCCGTCCGGGACTCAAGGATTTCACGTTTATTGCGCGCATGATACCGACAATCCACAGAACGCCCTGCGAGATTTAATAACACAGAGGAGTTCTCCAAAGCTAACCGGATACCCTCTGGATCAGTCCATTGCACATTTCCTTGACTGCGGGAGATGACAATGATTTGCACACCCTCCGAGCGGAAACGGGATGCAAAAAATCTCCCGATAAATCCATTCCCGCCGGCAATAACGATTTTTCTCATGGATATTTAATGATGAATATTAAAATCAAAACCCTGTACAAGACCCAACTATAACACAAATGGGCCGGCAGGCAAAGACGTCTGACTATTTTCTGGTGGCAAAAAAACATAACCGTCACCACACAGAAAAAGTAGCATAATGCAGCAAACCCACTCACGGTGCGGATCTGATGGATATAAAGTACAGGCAAAAGCATCAGT from Verrucomicrobiota bacterium includes these protein-coding regions:
- a CDS encoding TIGR01777 family oxidoreductase; the encoded protein is MRKIVIAGGNGFIGRFFASRFRSEGVQIIVISRSQGNVQWTDPEGIRLALENSSVLLNLAGRSVDCRYHARNKREILESRTETTRLLGQTLLKCQNPPLLWINSSTATIYRDARDRPMTEDSGEIGSGFSVGVAKSWEETFFSFALPMTRQIALRMAIVLGPGGGVMTPYQNLVRFGLGGPQGEGRQMFSWIHLEDLYRCILFLESRLDMAGVYNASSPNPVPNHVLMKTLRDVLGMPIGFPAPKWLLEMGALLIKTETELVLKSRWVIPKKLQEAGFVFQYPNIAGALNQIIHQNASE